In Dehalococcoidia bacterium, one DNA window encodes the following:
- a CDS encoding CoA transferase: MSEKLPLEGVKVADFSWFGVGPITARLLGAFGAQVVRVESESRPDGLRSLAPFPPDKTGYNVSGWFNNYNPGKLSLSLNLNLPKGREIAYRLVRWADIFVNNFTPSVVERWGLTYDDLVKVNPDIIAAYTPMQGLDGPRRDYLGFGAVLGPVAGYNHLSGFPDREPVGLGTNYPDYVVNPGHTLVAILAALRYRRKTGRGQRIELAQIESSVSALGPALMDYTVNGRVQTRAGNRVPNAAPHNAFPCQRVALPLWLELGLDALERPGADRWCAIAVFTDEQWQGLCEAMGNPDWCRDEKFATLLGRKQNEDELERRIGEWTRDKPAHDVMDLLQAHGVPAGAVQTAQDVLDNDEHLKERGYYVYLEHPEAGLTAYDGPGFRLSKTPGRLRSAAPCLGEHTFEVCKDILQMDDGEIADLVAEQVLF, translated from the coding sequence ATGAGCGAGAAGCTGCCACTCGAGGGAGTGAAGGTCGCCGACTTCAGCTGGTTCGGCGTCGGCCCGATCACCGCCAGGCTGCTGGGCGCGTTCGGGGCGCAGGTCGTGCGCGTCGAGTCGGAGTCGCGCCCGGACGGCCTCCGTTCACTGGCGCCCTTCCCTCCCGATAAGACGGGCTACAACGTCAGCGGCTGGTTCAACAACTACAACCCCGGCAAGCTCTCGCTCAGTTTGAACCTTAACCTGCCGAAGGGACGCGAGATCGCCTACCGGCTTGTCCGCTGGGCGGACATCTTCGTCAACAACTTCACCCCGAGCGTGGTGGAGCGCTGGGGGCTGACGTACGACGACCTTGTGAAGGTGAACCCCGACATCATCGCCGCCTATACGCCCATGCAGGGTCTCGACGGCCCCCGCCGCGACTACCTGGGCTTCGGCGCCGTGCTGGGACCGGTCGCGGGCTACAACCACCTCAGCGGCTTCCCCGACCGCGAGCCCGTCGGCCTCGGCACCAACTACCCCGACTACGTCGTCAACCCCGGCCACACGCTCGTCGCCATACTCGCCGCCCTGCGCTACCGCCGGAAGACGGGGCGCGGCCAGCGCATCGAGCTTGCCCAGATCGAGTCGTCCGTCTCCGCGCTCGGGCCGGCGCTGATGGACTACACAGTGAACGGCCGCGTCCAGACTCGCGCGGGGAACCGCGTGCCGAACGCCGCGCCTCACAACGCTTTCCCCTGCCAACGGGTCGCCCTCCCGCTGTGGCTCGAATTGGGGCTGGACGCCCTCGAGCGGCCGGGCGCCGACCGCTGGTGCGCCATCGCGGTATTCACCGACGAGCAGTGGCAAGGGCTCTGCGAAGCGATGGGCAACCCCGACTGGTGCCGCGACGAGAAGTTCGCCACCCTCCTCGGCCGCAAGCAGAACGAAGACGAGCTGGAGCGGCGCATCGGAGAGTGGACGCGGGACAAGCCCGCACACGATGTGATGGATTTGCTGCAGGCCCACGGCGTGCCCGCGGGCGCCGTCCAGACCGCGCAGGACGTGCTGGACAACGACGAGCACCTGAAGGAGCGCGGATATTATGTCTACCTGGAGCACCCCGAGGCCGGGCTCACCGCCTACGACGGCCCCGGCTTCCGCCTCTCGAAGACGCCGGGCCGCCTGCGCTCCGCTGCGCCTTGTCTCGGCGAGCACACGTTCGAGGTGTGCAAAGACATCCTCCAGATGGACGACGGGGAGATCGCCGACCTCGTCGCCGAACAGGTCCTCTTCTAG
- a CDS encoding lysylphosphatidylglycerol synthase transmembrane domain-containing protein, with protein MSKDHKESLNPIHLIVQHRLPLQFLISAVFIGILIWRVDIRQTIETFGAVNYGWVLPALIVFSLSKLLHSIRWQMLLKATERAPVAELFGIYLVSNMTNNAIPFRAGDVLRIQVPAERFGIPRAELTSSVIVVETVFDAFTFFVLLLAVLTFLGLPAVPAQLVLGLSLGALTAFIGLLLIARIRPPRHLAESRWTRIFSDNARRRIAEIVPQLLEGLQAMREMPRLGRVLAISFPAWLVEALMFWLLGLAFGLGLQPHEYIVVMIGANLIVSLPITPWNLGTYEFVVQEVAAGLGANRSVAAAYAFGTHIFTIIWITITGLLAVWFLNLSLRDIMSLGRKEMRGGEEMKGSAVEGPAEEGEDEEGPQRWPGMG; from the coding sequence ATGTCTAAGGATCACAAGGAGAGCCTGAACCCGATTCACCTGATCGTTCAGCACCGGCTCCCGCTTCAGTTTCTCATCTCCGCGGTCTTCATCGGCATACTGATCTGGCGGGTCGACATCCGCCAGACGATTGAGACCTTCGGCGCCGTTAATTACGGCTGGGTGCTGCCCGCTCTTATTGTCTTTTCCCTCTCCAAGCTGCTTCATTCCATTCGCTGGCAGATGCTGCTCAAGGCGACGGAGCGCGCCCCGGTGGCCGAGCTCTTCGGCATCTACCTGGTGTCGAACATGACGAACAACGCCATCCCCTTTCGCGCCGGCGATGTGCTTCGCATCCAGGTGCCGGCGGAACGCTTCGGGATACCGCGCGCCGAGCTGACCTCCTCCGTCATCGTTGTGGAGACGGTGTTCGACGCGTTCACCTTCTTCGTGTTGCTGCTCGCGGTGCTGACTTTTCTGGGGCTGCCGGCGGTACCGGCGCAACTGGTCCTCGGCCTTTCGTTGGGCGCGCTCACCGCCTTCATCGGCCTGCTGCTTATCGCGCGCATACGGCCGCCGCGTCACCTTGCCGAGTCGCGGTGGACGCGCATCTTCTCGGACAATGCCCGCCGCCGCATCGCAGAGATCGTGCCCCAGTTGCTCGAAGGGCTTCAGGCGATGCGGGAGATGCCGCGGCTGGGAAGGGTGCTCGCAATTTCCTTTCCCGCCTGGCTGGTGGAGGCACTGATGTTCTGGCTGCTCGGACTCGCCTTCGGGCTGGGCCTTCAGCCGCACGAGTACATCGTCGTGATGATCGGCGCCAACCTCATCGTCTCGCTGCCGATAACGCCCTGGAACCTGGGGACATACGAGTTCGTTGTCCAGGAGGTGGCGGCAGGCCTGGGCGCGAACCGATCGGTGGCGGCGGCGTACGCTTTTGGGACGCACATCTTCACCATCATCTGGATCACGATCACAGGGCTGCTCGCGGTCTGGTTCCTCAACCTGAGCCTCCGCGACATCATGTCCTTGGGCAGGAAAGAGATGCGCGGCGGAGAAGAAATGAAGGGGTCGGCGGTGGAAGGTCCCGCAGAGGAGGGAGAGGATGAGGAAGGGCCGCAAAGGTGGCCGGGGATGGGGTAG
- a CDS encoding thiamine pyrophosphate-binding protein, with product MAEIDGGELVARALEAEGIDCIFTLTGGHIMNIYTACVAHGIKVIDTRHEQAAGHAAEGWARIKRRPGVAVVTAGPGVTDIVTAVANAYHNRSPMLVIGGASALSQLGMGALQEMEQVDLMNPITKWAGACYRTERIPEYLATCFRTAMTGRYGPCFLELPIDVLFGKVEEAFARIRENYRPAGRVAGDPTLIAEAARLLAKAERPVVIAGSEVYWSEAHDQLRLLVERLQAPVYLNSMARGCVRRDHPLFFSRTRRAALTEADAVLILGVPLDFRLGYGRDVPEGRSVIHVDIDPAEIGRNRSYTVGIEGDARLVLDALLADLGEKTAPPREWVADLRHREQRIEEERRRWLESDAVPIHPLRLCNEMAAFVDDNTLVVGDGGDIVNLASQVLPVNNPGQWFDPGPMGTLGVGTGFAIAAQITHPEKRVLMVNGDGSFGLNGFEFDTMVRCGLPVVSVVGNDRQWGQIAMAQLKAYGDQGVIGSLLADNARYDKVVEGLGGHGEFVVEPSQIRPALERAFASGKPACVNVLTDPRPPGVTSAEPV from the coding sequence ATGGCAGAGATTGACGGCGGCGAGCTTGTGGCCCGCGCGCTCGAAGCGGAAGGGATCGATTGCATCTTCACCCTCACGGGCGGCCACATCATGAACATCTACACCGCCTGCGTCGCTCACGGCATCAAAGTCATTGACACGCGCCACGAGCAGGCAGCCGGCCACGCCGCCGAAGGCTGGGCGCGAATTAAGCGCCGGCCGGGCGTCGCCGTCGTCACCGCCGGCCCCGGCGTGACCGATATCGTGACCGCCGTCGCCAACGCCTACCACAACCGCAGTCCGATGCTCGTCATCGGCGGCGCGAGCGCTCTATCGCAGCTCGGGATGGGCGCCCTCCAGGAGATGGAGCAGGTCGACCTCATGAACCCGATCACGAAGTGGGCGGGCGCCTGCTACCGCACAGAGCGCATCCCTGAGTACCTGGCGACCTGCTTCCGCACCGCCATGACCGGCCGCTACGGCCCCTGTTTCCTGGAGCTGCCGATCGACGTCCTGTTCGGAAAGGTGGAAGAGGCGTTCGCCCGGATCCGTGAGAACTACCGCCCGGCCGGACGCGTCGCCGGCGACCCCACGCTCATCGCTGAAGCGGCGCGGCTGCTGGCGAAGGCGGAACGTCCCGTCGTCATCGCGGGCAGCGAGGTCTACTGGTCGGAGGCCCACGACCAGTTGCGACTGCTCGTCGAGCGGCTGCAGGCGCCTGTTTACCTCAACTCGATGGCCCGCGGCTGCGTCCGCCGCGACCACCCCCTCTTCTTCTCCCGCACGCGGCGCGCCGCGCTGACCGAAGCCGACGCCGTCCTCATTCTCGGCGTGCCGCTCGACTTCCGCCTCGGCTACGGCCGCGACGTCCCCGAGGGACGTAGCGTCATCCACGTCGACATCGACCCCGCCGAGATCGGACGCAACCGCAGCTACACCGTCGGCATCGAGGGCGATGCGCGGCTCGTGCTCGACGCCCTGCTCGCGGACCTCGGCGAGAAGACGGCGCCGCCGCGCGAGTGGGTCGCCGACCTCCGGCATCGCGAGCAGCGGATCGAGGAGGAGCGCCGCCGCTGGCTGGAATCGGACGCCGTTCCTATTCACCCGCTGCGCCTCTGCAACGAGATGGCCGCGTTCGTCGACGACAACACGTTGGTCGTCGGTGACGGCGGCGATATCGTCAACCTTGCTTCGCAGGTGCTGCCGGTCAATAACCCCGGCCAGTGGTTCGACCCCGGCCCGATGGGCACGCTGGGCGTGGGCACTGGCTTCGCCATTGCCGCGCAGATTACGCATCCCGAGAAGCGCGTGCTCATGGTGAACGGCGACGGGTCCTTCGGCTTGAACGGCTTCGAGTTCGACACCATGGTCCGCTGCGGGCTGCCCGTCGTGTCCGTGGTAGGGAACGACCGCCAATGGGGCCAGATAGCAATGGCCCAGCTCAAAGCCTACGGCGACCAGGGCGTGATAGGCTCGCTCCTTGCCGACAACGCCCGCTACGATAAGGTAGTCGAGGGGCTCGGGGGACACGGCGAGTTCGTGGTGGAGCCGTCGCAGATCCGTCCCGCCCTTGAGCGGGCCTTTGCTTCCGGCAAGCCCGCCTGCGTCAACGTCTTGACGGACCCCCGGCCACCGGGCGTGACATCTGCCGAACCGGTCTGA
- a CDS encoding MFS transporter: protein METEAELPIDSEVAARPAAAAKRARAGVLPSAATFSSLAYSNYRYMWLGQLGHSASLWMEQVARPVLILDLTGSAFLVGLVMATRMAPMLIFGLVAGVAADRMDKRGLLLTTQAVTMATHFALAFLVLSGAVEVWHVFVTAFISGTSMSFNQPARQSLIPRLVPQEALLNAVALNTAAMNVMRIGGGALAGVLLIPLGIGGVYLMNGILFIGVMAVTWAIRVEREVRTAVEGGASWLRELGEGLAFVTRGHLVYVVALAFILFVFGFPYQGVFVPLLAIDVLGLGDSGVGWLVATTGVGALIGSLAMATRQRFERRGILLLAFLGVFSGALILTSQSTWIALTIVTLIIVGAAGVSYMALTTTILLENSPPELQGRVMSVVSLDRGLVPLGAVIAGALASALGAQTGLLVMGAVCLVLTAGAAIVSPRLRALD from the coding sequence TTGGAAACAGAAGCCGAACTGCCCATCGATTCGGAGGTTGCCGCTCGGCCCGCGGCGGCGGCGAAGCGAGCGCGCGCGGGTGTGCTGCCCAGCGCGGCCACTTTCTCGTCCCTCGCCTACTCCAACTACCGCTACATGTGGCTGGGTCAGCTCGGACACTCCGCTTCGCTGTGGATGGAGCAGGTCGCGAGGCCCGTCCTCATCCTCGACCTCACGGGATCGGCGTTCCTCGTCGGCCTGGTGATGGCGACGCGCATGGCCCCCATGCTCATCTTCGGCCTGGTGGCGGGCGTAGCCGCCGACCGCATGGACAAGCGGGGCCTCCTGCTGACGACACAGGCGGTCACAATGGCCACCCACTTCGCGCTCGCCTTTCTCGTCCTTTCCGGCGCCGTCGAAGTGTGGCACGTGTTCGTCACCGCCTTCATTAGTGGCACCTCGATGTCGTTCAACCAGCCGGCGCGGCAGTCGCTCATCCCCCGGCTGGTGCCGCAGGAGGCGCTGCTCAATGCCGTCGCCCTCAACACGGCCGCCATGAACGTGATGCGAATCGGCGGCGGGGCGCTTGCCGGCGTCCTTCTCATACCGCTCGGCATCGGCGGCGTCTATCTGATGAACGGGATACTCTTCATCGGCGTGATGGCGGTCACGTGGGCGATCCGTGTCGAACGGGAGGTCAGGACGGCTGTCGAGGGTGGCGCTTCGTGGCTGCGGGAGCTCGGCGAGGGGCTGGCCTTCGTCACCCGCGGCCACCTTGTCTACGTCGTTGCGCTCGCCTTCATCCTCTTCGTTTTCGGCTTTCCGTACCAGGGCGTGTTTGTACCGCTGCTGGCGATAGACGTGCTCGGCCTCGGCGATTCGGGTGTGGGCTGGCTCGTGGCGACGACGGGCGTGGGCGCCCTCATCGGCTCCCTCGCGATGGCGACGCGTCAGCGCTTCGAGCGGCGCGGCATCCTGCTGCTGGCGTTTCTCGGCGTGTTCAGCGGCGCCCTCATCCTCACGTCGCAGAGCACGTGGATCGCCCTCACGATAGTCACGCTGATCATCGTCGGGGCGGCCGGCGTCTCCTACATGGCGCTGACGACGACGATTCTGCTCGAGAACAGCCCGCCGGAGCTTCAGGGAAGGGTGATGAGCGTGGTGAGCCTCGACAGGGGGCTGGTACCGCTGGGCGCGGTAATCGCCGGCGCGCTCGCGTCCGCTCTCGGCGCGCAGACGGGCCTACTCGTTATGGGCGCCGTCTGTCTGGTCCTGACGGCCGGGGCGGCTATTGTCTCCCCGCGACTGCGAGCGCTCGACTAG
- a CDS encoding LysE family transporter: MDFAFLFKGIAIGFAIAVPVGPIGAICIGRTLSEGRAAGLASGLGAATADAAFASVAAFGITAVSDALVDHSDPFRLAGGLFLCFLALRMALVTPPQAAVVPSRGGLVSAYASTFLLTLTNPLTILSFAAVFAGLDIVSEGGRTAPAVALVAGVFAGSSAWWLVLSGGVGALRSRLGLRALRSARLLSAVVIGGFGVAALASLAL, from the coding sequence TTGGACTTCGCGTTCCTTTTCAAGGGCATCGCCATTGGCTTTGCCATCGCCGTCCCCGTCGGCCCGATAGGCGCCATCTGCATCGGGCGCACGCTGAGCGAGGGCCGCGCCGCCGGCCTCGCCAGCGGACTGGGCGCCGCCACCGCCGACGCTGCCTTCGCCTCCGTCGCCGCCTTCGGCATCACCGCCGTATCCGACGCCCTCGTCGACCACAGCGACCCTTTCCGGCTCGCGGGCGGGCTGTTTCTTTGCTTCCTCGCGCTGCGAATGGCCCTCGTCACTCCGCCGCAGGCAGCAGTCGTTCCGTCGAGAGGCGGACTTGTCTCCGCCTACGCATCGACTTTCCTTCTGACGCTGACCAACCCATTGACCATACTCTCGTTCGCCGCCGTCTTCGCCGGACTCGACATCGTGAGCGAGGGCGGACGGACCGCGCCTGCCGTAGCCCTAGTCGCCGGCGTATTCGCGGGGTCGAGCGCGTGGTGGCTGGTGCTCAGCGGCGGCGTCGGCGCCCTGCGCTCGCGCCTCGGCCTGCGGGCGCTGCGGTCGGCGCGTCTGCTGTCGGCGGTTGTCATCGGCGGGTTTGGCGTCGCGGCGCTGGCTTCGCTCGCCCTTTAG
- a CDS encoding CoA transferase, producing the protein MTDDSALNDIRVLDISGEIGLYCAKLLADLGADVIKVEPPEGHPGRRSGPFYHDEIDPEKSLYFFNLTTSQRSITLSLQNPDGRALFKRLAATADVVVESFPPGHLDSLGLGYEHLCRIRPDIILASITGFGQWGPHSHYQWCDLVGLAMSGVMWLAGEPDDPPNRIYGNQGYISASIQAASGILMALYHRDVTGEGQQVDVSMQEALALAQETAAQTWDMQKVLRRRIGAWRVPMLQVPGIGNYACKDGYVFCYLGTPGGAPWPVMLDWMIEEGEAQDLTEEPYFSLIQELGLPLITQSVADAEAIERLAAPLARIHEVLSDFLGRRTKVEIYDEAQRRRLLIGMVSTPKDLVEDVQLNYRRYFQDVAHLELGETLRYPGAPVHLSETPWRIRRRPPFLGEHNAEVYGEVGIGPDELLTLTGAGVI; encoded by the coding sequence TTGACCGACGACTCGGCCCTCAACGACATCCGCGTCCTCGACATTTCCGGTGAGATCGGCCTCTACTGCGCCAAACTGCTCGCCGACCTGGGCGCCGACGTGATCAAGGTCGAGCCGCCGGAAGGGCACCCGGGGCGTCGCTCCGGCCCTTTCTACCACGACGAAATCGACCCCGAGAAAAGTCTCTACTTCTTCAACCTCACCACCAGCCAGCGCAGCATCACCCTCAGCCTCCAAAACCCGGACGGCCGCGCCCTCTTCAAGCGGCTCGCCGCCACCGCCGATGTCGTCGTCGAGAGCTTCCCACCCGGCCACCTGGATTCACTCGGCCTCGGCTACGAGCATCTCTGTCGGATCAGACCCGACATCATCCTCGCCTCCATCACCGGCTTCGGCCAGTGGGGCCCGCACAGCCATTATCAATGGTGCGACCTGGTCGGCCTGGCGATGAGCGGCGTCATGTGGCTCGCCGGCGAGCCTGACGACCCGCCGAACCGCATCTACGGCAATCAAGGGTACATCTCCGCCTCCATCCAGGCGGCGTCCGGCATTCTCATGGCCCTCTATCACCGCGACGTGACCGGCGAGGGCCAGCAGGTCGACGTGTCGATGCAGGAGGCGCTCGCGCTCGCCCAGGAGACGGCCGCCCAGACGTGGGACATGCAGAAGGTGCTGCGGCGTCGCATCGGCGCCTGGCGCGTCCCCATGCTCCAGGTGCCCGGCATCGGCAACTACGCCTGCAAAGACGGCTACGTTTTCTGCTACCTCGGCACACCCGGCGGTGCCCCCTGGCCCGTCATGCTCGACTGGATGATCGAGGAAGGGGAAGCGCAGGACCTCACGGAAGAGCCGTACTTCTCCCTGATCCAGGAGCTGGGCCTGCCGCTGATCACGCAGTCGGTCGCGGACGCGGAGGCGATAGAACGTCTGGCGGCGCCGCTTGCCCGCATCCACGAGGTCCTGAGCGATTTCCTGGGCCGGCGCACAAAGGTGGAGATATACGACGAAGCGCAGCGACGCCGCCTGCTAATCGGCATGGTCAGCACCCCGAAGGACCTGGTCGAGGACGTGCAGCTCAACTATCGCCGCTACTTCCAGGACGTCGCGCACCTCGAGCTGGGGGAGACGCTGCGCTATCCGGGGGCGCCGGTCCACCTCTCCGAGACGCCCTGGCGCATCCGCCGCCGTCCGCCCTTCCTCGGCGAGCACAACGCCGAAGTATACGGCGAGGTGGGCATCGGCCCGGACGAACTTTTGACATTGACGGGCGCGGGCGTGATCTGA